A genome region from Candidatus Cloacimonadota bacterium includes the following:
- a CDS encoding MotA/TolQ/ExbB proton channel family protein produces the protein MSLLLVGIAFAQEAPAEQVGEDAVEQVEETVEAAAPEEAAVPEQAVEEIEQKSGIRGVAEFLFGRSLVKEFVDGGWAMWPILFVLIYGLAYSIWKFISLMYAKVNLNKFLAEVLPLIKDKKIKEATEFAQKTRGPVAAVVYAGLLKTDRGIDAVEKNMENAAMIEMSYLEKGFVEMTSTITLAPMLGFLGTVDGMIVAFDAIAKARSVDATIVADGIKIALITTKYGLIAAIPIQLFYNIFTTMVDGLVIDMQRASEKVTEALIES, from the coding sequence ATGAGCCTGTTGCTGGTGGGAATTGCCTTCGCGCAAGAAGCCCCAGCCGAGCAGGTTGGCGAAGACGCCGTTGAACAAGTTGAAGAAACCGTGGAAGCTGCTGCGCCCGAAGAAGCGGCAGTTCCCGAGCAAGCCGTCGAAGAAATTGAACAGAAATCCGGCATCAGAGGCGTGGCTGAATTCTTGTTTGGCCGCTCATTGGTGAAGGAATTTGTGGACGGTGGCTGGGCGATGTGGCCCATCCTCTTTGTTTTGATCTATGGCCTTGCCTATTCCATCTGGAAATTCATCTCACTCATGTACGCGAAAGTGAATCTGAACAAATTCTTGGCAGAAGTCTTGCCCTTGATTAAGGACAAGAAAATCAAAGAAGCCACAGAATTTGCACAAAAGACACGTGGTCCCGTGGCAGCAGTTGTGTATGCTGGTCTTTTGAAGACGGATCGTGGCATCGACGCGGTTGAAAAGAACATGGAAAACGCGGCAATGATTGAGATGTCATACTTGGAAAAAGGCTTTGTGGAAATGACCTCCACCATCACCCTGGCACCCATGCTTGGATTCTTGGGAACAGTGGACGGTATGATTGTTGCCTTTGATGCCATCGCGAAAGCACGTTCAGTGGACGCCACCATCGTTGCGGACGGTATCAAAATCGCGCTTATCACCACAAAATACGGTCTGATTGCCGCTATCCCCATCCAGCTTTTCTATAACATCTTCACCACCATGGTGGACGGACTTGTGATCGACATGCAAAGAGCCTCAGAGAAGGTCACCGAAGCCCTCATCGAGTCCTGA
- a CDS encoding glycine--tRNA ligase subunit beta has translation MRDFLLEIGMEEVPATQLRPAVDYILSSFETLARDSGLEYAKVQASSSPRRFFLLVFGLQERQEDLAVHKIGPAKKIAFNEAGELLPPALGFLKKNNAKPEDIEIESSARGEFIVLNQIQKGRQTKAILQEWIPSLISRLPFDKTMVWNDSHLALSRPLRWLCVLWGEEIIELEIAGVKSGSFSFGNRWLALDKPLKINSPQSYLDILKDNRVLADRSVRREKLQNELASVELPAGHEIAKDENLTDTNTDLTESPSAVVAEFSPEFLSLPQRIISSTISQNQKYYWVRDAEGKLSNTFVFVSNGDPASAELIRKGNEKVVSARLSDALWYFEEDTKKPLEEWLPQLEEVVFQSQLGSMADKTKRIIQIAEHICQKLGLDEKTTELTLRAAKLCKTDLVTNMLGEKEFTRLQGYIGQQYALAAGENPDVAQAIGEHYQPRGPNDTLPESVIGAVLAVADKLDSVSGIIGIGQAPTGSADPFALRRAANGVVQIIVQRNWNLDFSEILDFCLGLINKQTQTVPSAAADLQAFFTQRVHWLLSQLKLDYDVIDSLKHLSLGNLSDLKNRGLALQSYRGRDDFLRLVIGFKRVANIINEEDDLPLLDESLFEEAPESELHAGLKSLHTQIDASLNKNDYHEAIASLVEYGASIDAFFDAVLVNCENPALRKNRQALLRDVKKEFLRVADISKLVIDNENVRNIENNGHNHRT, from the coding sequence ATGCGGGATTTTTTGCTTGAAATTGGAATGGAGGAAGTGCCTGCCACTCAGCTCCGACCTGCGGTGGACTATATCCTCTCCTCCTTCGAAACCCTGGCCCGCGATTCCGGCTTGGAATATGCCAAAGTTCAGGCAAGTTCCAGCCCCAGACGTTTTTTCCTGCTGGTTTTTGGACTCCAGGAAAGGCAGGAAGATCTTGCCGTCCATAAAATCGGCCCCGCCAAGAAGATAGCCTTCAACGAAGCCGGAGAGCTCCTGCCCCCCGCCCTGGGTTTTTTGAAAAAGAACAACGCCAAGCCTGAAGACATCGAAATCGAAAGCTCCGCACGCGGCGAATTCATCGTTTTGAACCAAATCCAAAAAGGACGCCAAACCAAGGCCATTCTCCAGGAATGGATTCCCAGCCTCATCAGCCGCCTTCCTTTCGATAAAACCATGGTGTGGAATGATTCCCACCTCGCTTTATCCCGTCCTCTGCGCTGGCTTTGTGTGCTTTGGGGCGAAGAAATTATCGAACTGGAAATCGCGGGAGTGAAGAGCGGAAGCTTCAGTTTCGGCAACCGCTGGCTCGCCTTGGACAAACCTTTGAAGATAAACTCCCCGCAATCATATCTTGATATTTTAAAAGACAACCGCGTTTTGGCCGACCGCAGCGTCCGGCGTGAAAAGCTGCAAAATGAACTTGCCAGTGTGGAACTGCCTGCCGGGCATGAAATTGCGAAAGATGAGAACCTGACCGACACAAATACAGACCTCACCGAATCTCCAAGCGCGGTGGTGGCAGAATTCAGCCCGGAATTCCTCTCCCTGCCCCAAAGAATTATCAGTTCCACCATCAGCCAAAACCAGAAATACTATTGGGTGCGTGACGCAGAGGGAAAACTGAGCAACACCTTCGTTTTTGTGTCCAATGGTGACCCGGCTTCTGCCGAACTCATCCGCAAAGGCAACGAAAAAGTTGTCTCCGCCAGGCTTTCCGACGCTTTGTGGTATTTTGAGGAAGACACCAAAAAGCCGCTGGAAGAATGGCTGCCACAGCTTGAGGAAGTGGTTTTTCAATCCCAACTGGGCTCAATGGCGGATAAAACCAAGCGCATCATCCAAATCGCGGAGCATATCTGCCAGAAGCTGGGGCTTGACGAAAAAACGACTGAGCTAACCCTCCGCGCCGCAAAACTTTGCAAAACGGATCTGGTTACAAACATGCTGGGCGAAAAAGAATTTACCAGATTACAGGGCTACATTGGCCAACAATACGCGCTGGCGGCTGGGGAAAATCCAGACGTTGCGCAAGCCATCGGAGAGCACTACCAGCCAAGAGGTCCGAACGATACTTTGCCTGAAAGCGTGATTGGCGCTGTGCTTGCGGTTGCCGATAAACTGGACAGCGTTTCCGGTATCATCGGCATCGGCCAGGCTCCAACTGGTTCCGCAGACCCTTTCGCGCTCCGTCGCGCCGCAAATGGTGTGGTACAGATAATCGTTCAGCGAAACTGGAATCTGGATTTTTCCGAAATCCTGGATTTTTGCCTCGGGCTCATCAACAAACAAACCCAAACAGTACCCAGTGCCGCGGCAGACCTGCAGGCATTTTTCACCCAGCGGGTGCATTGGCTGCTCAGCCAGCTTAAACTGGACTACGACGTAATCGACAGCCTGAAACACCTTTCCCTGGGAAACCTTTCCGATCTGAAAAATCGAGGTCTCGCGCTGCAAAGCTACCGCGGACGGGATGACTTTCTGCGGCTGGTGATTGGGTTCAAACGTGTGGCAAACATCATCAATGAAGAAGACGATCTGCCACTTTTGGACGAAAGCCTTTTTGAAGAAGCCCCTGAAAGTGAACTGCACGCAGGATTAAAAAGCCTGCACACCCAAATTGACGCCAGCCTGAATAAAAACGATTATCATGAAGCAATCGCAAGCCTGGTGGAATATGGCGCCAGCATCGACGCCTTTTTCGACGCTGTACTGGTGAACTGCGAAAACCCAGCCTTGCGCAAAAACCGACAGGCATTGTTGCGGGATGTGAAAAAAGAATTTCTGCGTGTTGCAGACATCAGCAAACTGGTGATAGATAATGAAAACGTAAGGAATATAGAAAACAATGGACATAATCACAGAACTTAG
- a CDS encoding biopolymer transporter ExbD encodes MEVTRKRRRKVEIPTASTGDIAFLLIVFFMATTKFDVKEGVKVQLTKAVDQAQQKASEIKLTDKEMTRIDIMENGQLSINGAEPITMSDADLDKRILEKIEMRDGLNKMEKDPVLRSTKMLFLVKTDPEANYEHMVRVVERLVTYRDRALISISTSI; translated from the coding sequence ATGGAAGTCACCCGTAAAAGAAGGCGAAAAGTCGAGATCCCAACGGCCTCGACTGGCGACATTGCCTTCCTGCTGATCGTCTTTTTTATGGCGACAACAAAGTTTGACGTCAAAGAAGGCGTGAAGGTTCAGCTTACCAAAGCAGTTGACCAGGCACAGCAAAAAGCTTCGGAAATCAAGCTGACGGACAAAGAGATGACCAGAATCGACATCATGGAAAACGGACAGCTGAGCATCAATGGAGCAGAGCCGATCACCATGTCGGATGCAGATCTGGACAAGCGTATCCTGGAAAAGATTGAGATGCGCGACGGTCTGAATAAGATGGAAAAAGATCCAGTGCTGAGATCCACGAAGATGCTGTTTTTGGTTAAAACCGACCCCGAAGCAAACTATGAACACATGGTGAGAGTGGTGGAGCGTTTGGTCACCTATCGTGACCGGGCGCTGATTTCCATCTCCACCTCAATATAG
- a CDS encoding energy transducer TonB, protein MTIGSHDWKDHSNAQFSKSVALAITLMLFAFLITAQVDTHRKSENTVMAEMTEAPPDERQKEEDVQEQEIHIDIPVFSEELATDASPELQEQRLEALKAFGDIQATTSTSIQSGGDDKPFDFVPYEDSPVPLGRISPVYPDFARRAGVQGTVMLAVDVYKDGSVGNIRVVKSVQSGPGGLDEAAINAIRGLRFQPGKSGGNAVDTTVNIPVEFKLN, encoded by the coding sequence ATGACAATCGGAAGCCACGACTGGAAAGACCACAGCAACGCGCAATTCAGCAAGTCGGTTGCATTGGCAATCACGCTAATGCTTTTCGCTTTTTTGATTACAGCGCAAGTGGATACCCACAGAAAAAGTGAAAACACTGTGATGGCAGAAATGACTGAAGCGCCACCGGACGAGCGTCAAAAAGAAGAAGACGTTCAGGAACAAGAGATCCATATCGATATCCCCGTCTTCAGTGAAGAGCTTGCCACAGACGCCAGCCCAGAGCTTCAGGAGCAGAGACTCGAAGCCCTGAAAGCTTTTGGCGACATCCAAGCCACAACGAGTACCTCCATCCAATCCGGTGGGGACGACAAACCATTCGACTTTGTTCCCTACGAGGATTCCCCAGTCCCCTTGGGCAGAATCAGCCCAGTTTACCCGGATTTTGCCAGACGGGCAGGGGTGCAGGGAACTGTGATGCTGGCGGTGGATGTCTATAAGGATGGCAGCGTTGGCAACATCAGGGTTGTGAAATCCGTTCAATCCGGGCCAGGAGGCTTGGATGAAGCCGCCATCAATGCCATTCGCGGTTTGCGTTTCCAACCTGGTAAAAGCGGTGGAAACGCGGTGGATACGACCGTTAACATACCTGTCGAATTTAAGTTAAATTAA
- a CDS encoding pyridoxal phosphate-dependent aminotransferase, whose amino-acid sequence MAIKISNRIKLVKPSPTLALSARAKEMAAAGHDVINFGVGEPDFDTPEYIKKSAHAAIDANFTRYTANAGIIELRKAICGKFKRENGLDYDPKQVLVSPGAKASIVNILIAVCDAQDQVLIPAPYWVSYPSQAMLANAEPVIIPTKEENSYRLTADELRHAIQENPCAKVLMMNSPSNPTGTVYTRSELEALAQVCVEHDILVISDEIYERLVYDGIEHVSIAALGPEIKERTVIVNGVSKAYAMTGWRLGYAVGPAHIIAAAGRVQAHATSCVNSITQKACVTALDEEDDSIEKMRAEFEKRRDFLYQELSKLPHISVFKPQGAFYIMPNIDWYLKNNNLGITTSGQFCEALLEKHYVALVSGESFGIDSNVRFSYANSMENLQKGVQRFAQFLSELRS is encoded by the coding sequence ATGGCGATCAAAATCTCCAACCGAATCAAGTTGGTGAAACCCTCACCAACACTTGCTCTCTCCGCCCGAGCCAAAGAAATGGCAGCGGCAGGACACGACGTCATTAATTTTGGCGTGGGTGAACCCGATTTCGACACACCCGAATACATCAAAAAATCCGCCCATGCAGCGATTGACGCGAACTTCACCCGCTACACGGCAAACGCGGGTATTATCGAACTGCGTAAAGCCATCTGTGGCAAATTCAAACGCGAAAATGGCTTGGATTACGACCCCAAACAGGTTCTGGTTTCTCCCGGCGCGAAAGCTTCCATCGTGAACATTCTCATCGCGGTTTGCGACGCTCAGGACCAGGTTTTAATTCCCGCCCCATATTGGGTCAGCTACCCTTCCCAAGCCATGTTGGCGAATGCCGAACCCGTGATTATTCCTACAAAAGAAGAGAATTCCTACAGGCTCACGGCGGATGAACTGCGCCACGCCATCCAGGAAAATCCCTGTGCCAAAGTGTTGATGATGAACAGCCCCAGCAATCCAACCGGGACGGTTTACACTCGTTCCGAACTGGAAGCGCTTGCCCAGGTTTGCGTGGAACACGACATCCTGGTAATCTCCGACGAGATTTATGAACGCCTTGTCTATGACGGCATCGAGCATGTTTCCATCGCAGCATTGGGACCCGAAATCAAAGAACGGACTGTGATTGTGAATGGGGTTTCCAAAGCCTATGCCATGACAGGATGGAGGCTTGGCTATGCGGTTGGTCCAGCCCACATCATTGCCGCCGCTGGCAGAGTTCAGGCCCACGCCACTTCCTGCGTGAATTCCATCACCCAAAAAGCCTGTGTTACCGCTCTCGATGAAGAAGATGATTCCATCGAGAAAATGCGCGCTGAATTTGAAAAACGCCGTGATTTTTTGTATCAAGAACTCAGCAAACTCCCCCACATCAGCGTGTTCAAGCCCCAGGGCGCGTTTTATATCATGCCAAACATCGATTGGTATTTAAAAAACAACAATCTGGGCATCACAACCAGCGGTCAATTCTGCGAAGCCCTATTGGAAAAACACTACGTGGCCTTGGTTTCCGGAGAGTCTTTCGGAATCGACAGCAATGTGCGCTTTTCCTATGCCAACAGCATGGAAAACCTCCAAAAAGGTGTTCAGCGTTTTGCCCAGTTCCTCAGCGAGCTGCGCTCATAA
- a CDS encoding TonB-dependent receptor — MRKTLFILLFLSLFCLTFLDAATTGRLSVRVRDSQGKAIEFVNVVVMRGSQRVTGGQTNSKGTAIIINIPPGTYSVRFSLIGYDTISYNDVRIQVDQTTNLSPVMKKAGVTLSTVVVTAEPDKVGKDRTSSERQIEMDRMSDVSVSDVAGIVALQAGVSNIGGELHIRGGRANEINFTVDGMSVSDPVDGGSALQVDTDAISDMKVMTGGFPAEYGNAQSGVINIVTKDGDPFYSGKIEYNTDHIIGSGRNSDVVKFALGGPIWPFGGENLRERLTFYINGGGEWLDGRMKDYYIADPMNDYLFFDEYHDAWRQLLEYEYPVNNPYEDRTRFLGLDLGHRNYNAYNVNLKTKFVPSATQRFTLGARGDLNVDYPFSWGNRYALDYYATSHTEQRQYIGTYDHVFSSTMNLKLKGSYYQKNSNTGPRGIDRDNYIYMNIDPENPGVDYVDNVLQGYQGWDTVDHDSDGVFSPDYDGDGQSDAEYFPASFWTYRIAGVEDPRTITGFAPPGSIYQFYQDDMTTSINTRADFEWQINETHLAKTGLEVIKHSIKKDQLQSFLTIYEDRFQASLKRVWDGMAGFEPVIDEDGNVTNVPVELYDMYLTDDGVAIPIYKPTDYYRAAKEASGKRDGYQADPWQMAYYIQDKMEWEGMIVNAGLRFDLWYLGTKYKVLQDDATYRTVDFDPSERLQLMVSPRLGVSHPITDRDVLRFAYNYQNQLPQMQYIFTSKTPADANVSDQTVTVGNTILEPQITVTYEVGLSHQLSDDYVVDMTAYYKNLYNYVSTVKETKPGEEQIFWYKFISEDYGSARGIDIQLEKLLSNFNTWSVAYSLAWAHGNNSSTVIQDEATNLREFPLDWDVRHNLNLNYTFRIGRGEEFFVPFTDFILPLDDFSANINWSLASGSPYTPQSMVGSSMLDTNSARKRFTHQANLRLTKGISLSNKMNIRLFLDVENLFKTKNILSVYPKTGNEYETGEDISDPNTNYTYAEHQFVYDKYIRNPSMYNDHRGVTFGVSFNF; from the coding sequence ATGCGAAAAACTTTATTTATCCTGCTGTTTCTCAGCCTGTTTTGCTTAACCTTTTTGGACGCCGCCACCACTGGCAGGCTCTCTGTCCGAGTTCGTGACAGCCAAGGAAAGGCAATTGAATTTGTGAACGTTGTTGTTATGCGTGGCAGCCAGCGTGTCACAGGCGGACAGACTAATTCCAAGGGCACCGCCATAATCATCAATATTCCGCCGGGAACCTATTCGGTTCGTTTTTCCCTGATCGGCTACGACACTATTTCTTATAATGACGTCCGCATCCAGGTTGACCAAACCACCAACCTTTCCCCTGTGATGAAAAAAGCCGGGGTAACCCTTTCCACGGTTGTGGTCACAGCGGAACCGGACAAAGTTGGTAAAGACCGCACCTCCAGTGAACGCCAAATTGAAATGGACCGCATGAGCGACGTCTCGGTTAGCGACGTTGCCGGCATTGTCGCGCTTCAAGCTGGCGTGAGCAACATTGGTGGCGAGCTTCATATCCGAGGCGGCCGTGCCAACGAAATCAACTTCACGGTGGACGGAATGAGCGTTTCGGACCCGGTTGACGGTGGCAGCGCACTTCAGGTGGATACAGACGCCATCAGCGACATGAAGGTGATGACGGGAGGCTTCCCAGCCGAATATGGCAACGCTCAAAGTGGTGTTATCAATATCGTCACCAAGGACGGCGACCCATTTTATTCTGGAAAAATCGAGTATAATACCGACCATATCATCGGTAGCGGCCGCAATTCCGACGTGGTTAAATTTGCCCTGGGCGGCCCCATCTGGCCATTTGGAGGCGAAAACCTGCGCGAACGGCTCACATTTTACATCAACGGTGGTGGTGAATGGCTCGATGGGCGCATGAAAGATTATTACATTGCCGACCCCATGAACGACTACCTTTTCTTCGATGAATACCACGACGCTTGGCGCCAACTTCTGGAATATGAATACCCCGTTAACAATCCTTATGAGGATCGGACGAGGTTTTTGGGGCTGGATTTGGGTCATCGAAACTACAATGCCTACAACGTGAACCTGAAGACAAAATTTGTACCCAGTGCCACACAGCGCTTCACGCTTGGCGCGAGGGGAGATTTGAACGTTGATTACCCCTTCTCCTGGGGCAATCGCTATGCTTTGGATTATTATGCGACATCGCATACCGAGCAAAGACAATATATCGGCACCTACGATCATGTGTTCAGCAGCACCATGAACCTGAAACTCAAGGGGAGTTATTACCAAAAGAACAGTAACACCGGCCCCAGAGGAATCGATAGAGACAATTATATCTACATGAACATTGATCCGGAAAACCCCGGTGTGGACTATGTGGATAACGTGCTGCAAGGCTACCAGGGCTGGGATACAGTCGACCACGACAGTGATGGTGTTTTTAGTCCAGACTACGACGGCGACGGTCAAAGCGACGCTGAATATTTCCCCGCTTCTTTTTGGACCTACCGTATCGCTGGCGTGGAAGATCCACGCACCATCACAGGCTTTGCCCCTCCCGGAAGCATTTATCAATTCTATCAGGATGACATGACAACTTCCATCAACACCCGGGCAGATTTTGAATGGCAAATTAACGAAACCCATCTGGCAAAAACCGGACTGGAAGTTATTAAACACTCCATCAAAAAAGACCAGCTGCAAAGCTTCCTCACCATCTACGAAGATCGTTTCCAGGCAAGCCTGAAGCGCGTTTGGGACGGAATGGCAGGTTTTGAACCTGTTATAGATGAAGACGGCAACGTCACAAACGTGCCGGTTGAATTATATGATATGTATTTAACGGACGACGGCGTCGCAATCCCGATTTACAAACCGACAGATTACTATCGTGCTGCGAAGGAAGCCTCCGGAAAACGTGACGGTTATCAAGCCGATCCCTGGCAGATGGCATATTATATCCAGGATAAAATGGAATGGGAAGGCATGATTGTGAATGCTGGCCTGCGTTTTGACCTCTGGTATCTTGGCACAAAATATAAAGTTCTGCAAGACGACGCCACCTACCGAACCGTGGATTTTGACCCCAGCGAAAGGCTGCAGTTGATGGTTTCACCCCGTTTGGGTGTTTCTCACCCCATCACCGATCGCGACGTTTTGCGTTTTGCCTACAACTATCAAAACCAACTCCCTCAGATGCAATACATCTTCACCTCAAAAACGCCGGCTGATGCCAACGTTTCAGACCAGACGGTGACAGTTGGAAATACGATTCTGGAGCCACAGATTACTGTGACATATGAAGTTGGGCTTTCCCACCAGCTTTCAGATGACTATGTGGTGGATATGACCGCTTACTACAAAAACCTCTATAACTACGTGAGCACAGTAAAGGAAACCAAACCAGGGGAAGAACAGATTTTCTGGTATAAATTCATCTCCGAAGACTATGGTTCCGCCCGCGGTATCGACATCCAGTTGGAGAAATTGCTCTCAAACTTTAACACCTGGAGCGTTGCATATTCGCTTGCCTGGGCACATGGTAACAACTCTTCCACCGTCATCCAAGACGAAGCTACAAACCTGAGGGAATTTCCTCTGGATTGGGACGTGCGTCACAACCTGAACCTGAACTACACTTTCCGCATCGGACGCGGGGAAGAATTCTTTGTGCCTTTCACGGATTTCATCCTGCCTTTGGACGACTTTAGCGCGAACATCAACTGGAGCCTTGCATCCGGCTCTCCATATACTCCTCAAAGCATGGTTGGAAGCAGTATGCTGGATACAAATAGCGCCCGCAAACGCTTCACCCACCAGGCAAACCTGCGCCTCACCAAAGGAATCTCACTTTCCAACAAGATGAATATCAGGTTGTTCCTGGACGTGGAAAACCTTTTCAAAACCAAAAATATCCTCTCCGTGTATCCAAAAACCGGAAATGAATATGAAACCGGGGAAGACATTTCGGATCCAAACACGAACTACACCTATGCCGAACACCAGTTTGTGTATGACAAATATATCCGAAACCCCAGCATGTATAACGATCACCGCGGCGTCACTTTTGGCGTCTCGTTTAACTTTTGA
- the pta gene encoding phosphate acetyltransferase, whose protein sequence is MDIITELRAKAKPLEGRIVLPESLDTRTLQAADIVMREEIADIILVGDPEAIKSRAEILDLDISRATIYNPADFSEIDKFADYYYERRREKGITREQADQTVLKELFFGALLVKFGYADGMVAGAESTTADVMRAALQVVGVTQGVKTVSSCFIMVVLDYLCQDRVYFFADCAVVPDPDAEQLADIAISTASTRRAILGDEPKVALLSFSTRGSAKHEKVEKVQLAKKILSDRKVDFDFDGELQLDAAIVPHIAKMKAPDSKVAGDANTLIFPDLQAGNIGYKLVQRFAKAEAIGPIIQGLASPVCDLSRGSSREDIVNTCVLVLLMANKKNK, encoded by the coding sequence ATGGACATAATCACAGAACTTAGAGCCAAAGCCAAGCCCCTTGAAGGGCGCATTGTACTGCCTGAAAGCCTGGACACCAGGACACTTCAAGCAGCAGACATAGTTATGCGTGAGGAAATTGCGGACATCATCCTGGTGGGCGACCCCGAGGCAATCAAGTCTCGGGCAGAGATTCTGGATCTCGACATCAGCCGTGCCACCATCTACAATCCAGCAGATTTCAGCGAAATCGACAAATTTGCAGACTATTACTATGAACGCCGCCGCGAAAAAGGCATAACCCGCGAACAAGCTGACCAAACCGTTTTGAAAGAGCTGTTTTTTGGCGCCCTGCTTGTGAAATTTGGCTACGCAGACGGAATGGTTGCCGGAGCTGAAAGCACCACAGCCGACGTCATGCGTGCCGCGCTCCAAGTTGTGGGCGTAACCCAGGGTGTAAAAACGGTTTCCAGCTGTTTCATCATGGTGGTTTTGGATTATCTGTGTCAAGACAGAGTATATTTCTTTGCGGATTGCGCGGTGGTGCCCGATCCCGATGCTGAGCAATTGGCTGATATTGCCATCAGCACAGCTTCCACCCGCAGAGCCATTTTGGGAGACGAACCAAAAGTGGCGTTGCTTTCTTTTTCCACCCGCGGCAGTGCCAAACATGAAAAAGTGGAAAAAGTTCAGTTGGCAAAAAAGATTCTCAGCGACCGCAAGGTGGATTTCGACTTTGACGGTGAATTGCAGCTCGACGCCGCCATCGTGCCCCACATTGCCAAAATGAAAGCTCCGGACAGCAAAGTTGCCGGAGACGCGAATACCCTCATTTTTCCAGACCTCCAAGCTGGAAACATCGGCTACAAGCTGGTTCAACGCTTCGCGAAAGCAGAAGCAATCGGCCCCATCATCCAGGGATTGGCGTCACCCGTTTGCGACCTCTCCCGAGGCAGTTCCCGCGAAGATATTGTGAATACCTGTGTCCTGGTGCTGCTGATGGCAAATAAAAAAAATAAATAA
- a CDS encoding phosphoribosylformylglycinamidine cyclo-ligase gives MNDKKLDYRSAGVDIQAGEQAVDSIRDLAKSTYNPNVLSDLGSFGALFGFNKENFADPVLVASTDGVGTKLRVAIMAERYNTVGQDLVNHCVNDILVQGAEPLFFLDYIGLGKMEPEIVREIISGMAKACRENGCALIGGEMAEMPGFYQSGDFDLVGTIVGVVEKSRLLPAGRIKKGDILAGIPSSGLQTNGYSLARKVVFERLGLGVNDFVPELGATVADLLLSVHTSYLPLLRPLLSDTRLHGLAHITGGGIPGNLKRIIPEGLCAYVSYADHEIPPLFRWLRESGDLDRESMLETFNLGIGMIAVIDPAFASEFIHATQALVIGEIEECRTPEDKVIFID, from the coding sequence ATGAACGACAAAAAACTGGATTACCGTAGCGCCGGAGTGGACATCCAAGCTGGCGAACAAGCCGTTGACAGCATCCGCGACCTGGCAAAAAGCACCTACAACCCAAACGTTTTGAGCGACTTGGGCAGCTTTGGCGCCCTCTTTGGGTTCAACAAAGAAAACTTCGCGGACCCCGTTTTGGTGGCCAGCACCGATGGTGTGGGCACGAAACTGCGTGTGGCAATCATGGCCGAACGTTATAACACTGTTGGCCAGGACTTGGTGAACCACTGCGTGAACGACATCCTGGTCCAAGGCGCAGAACCGCTTTTCTTTTTGGATTACATCGGTCTGGGCAAAATGGAGCCCGAAATCGTTCGCGAAATCATTTCAGGCATGGCCAAGGCCTGTCGGGAAAATGGTTGCGCCCTGATTGGAGGCGAGATGGCGGAAATGCCCGGATTCTATCAAAGTGGGGATTTCGACCTGGTTGGAACCATCGTGGGCGTGGTGGAAAAATCGCGTCTTTTGCCGGCTGGAAGAATTAAAAAAGGAGATATCCTTGCGGGAATTCCAAGCAGTGGACTTCAAACCAACGGATATTCCCTCGCCCGCAAGGTTGTGTTCGAGCGGCTGGGATTGGGCGTGAACGATTTTGTGCCAGAGCTTGGCGCAACGGTTGCCGACCTGCTTCTCAGCGTGCACACCAGCTATCTGCCGCTTTTGAGACCCCTGCTTTCCGATACACGCTTGCATGGTTTGGCTCACATCACCGGCGGAGGAATTCCCGGAAACTTGAAACGGATAATCCCGGAAGGTCTCTGCGCCTACGTGAGCTATGCCGACCACGAAATCCCGCCACTATTCAGATGGTTGCGGGAAAGCGGCGATTTGGACCGCGAGAGCATGTTGGAAACCTTCAATCTGGGCATCGGCATGATAGCTGTGATCGATCCAGCCTTCGCTTCAGAGTTTATACACGCGACTCAGGCACTGGTCATCGGAGAGATTGAGGAATGCCGCACTCCGGAAGACAAAGTTATTTTTATTGACTAA
- a CDS encoding biopolymer transporter ExbD, whose translation MAKIMKKDAPDVSIPTTSTGDIAFLLLLFFMVSTVFVQERVFWVQRERFPSATDNIERISRNESATIYITLKGDILIDDFPRTVEDNSIINAMQAKARDIPTLQVCFRTDRETPYQNVRDVMMRLQDADTRNVVFEVQRKL comes from the coding sequence ATGGCCAAGATAATGAAAAAAGACGCCCCGGATGTGAGCATCCCCACCACATCCACTGGCGATATCGCCTTCCTGCTGTTGCTCTTCTTCATGGTCTCCACCGTTTTCGTGCAGGAAAGAGTTTTCTGGGTGCAGAGGGAACGCTTCCCTTCCGCAACTGATAACATCGAACGTATCTCCAGAAATGAATCTGCCACGATCTATATCACGCTGAAAGGAGACATCCTGATCGACGACTTTCCGCGCACCGTGGAAGACAATTCCATCATTAACGCGATGCAAGCCAAGGCGCGGGACATTCCCACCCTTCAAGTTTGCTTTCGCACCGACAGGGAAACGCCCTACCAAAACGTTAGGGACGTGATGATGCGGCTTCAGGATGCCGACACCCGCAATGTTGTCTTTGAAGTTCAAAGAAAACTGTGA